The Planococcus versutus genome contains a region encoding:
- a CDS encoding 2-hydroxyacid dehydrogenase, translated as MKPIVFITQKLPDSAVIELKEQYEVRMWTEEETPAPRAILLKEAREAHALWTMMSDKVDHEVFETAPHLKIVSNLAVGYNNIDLDAARKHGVTVTNTPDVLTESTADLTFALLLATARKIIEAENTVRTGEWKSWTPMGMTGQNVGGATLGIIGMGRIGEAVARRAKGFGMEVLYHNRTRKSLEDVRYAEFEELLKVSDYVVILTPLTAETKGMIGAKELALMKETACLINVARGGIVDEMALYEALKEKQIWGAGLDVFEQEPVPLDHPLLTLPNVTVLPHIGSATVQTRLEMMALNAEAIKACFENKSVKNRVC; from the coding sequence ATGAAGCCAATTGTATTTATTACTCAAAAACTACCAGATAGCGCAGTAATCGAGTTAAAAGAACAGTACGAAGTTCGTATGTGGACGGAAGAAGAGACGCCTGCACCACGTGCAATCTTATTAAAAGAAGCAAGAGAAGCACATGCACTTTGGACCATGATGTCGGACAAAGTAGATCATGAAGTATTTGAAACTGCGCCTCATTTGAAAATCGTCAGCAATTTAGCGGTCGGATACAATAATATCGATTTGGATGCAGCGAGAAAGCATGGCGTGACGGTTACCAATACACCAGACGTTTTGACGGAATCTACAGCAGACTTGACCTTTGCATTATTACTAGCAACTGCGCGCAAAATTATTGAAGCAGAAAATACTGTTCGCACAGGAGAGTGGAAGTCATGGACACCCATGGGAATGACTGGTCAGAATGTTGGAGGAGCCACACTTGGAATTATCGGGATGGGTCGAATCGGTGAAGCTGTAGCGCGTCGTGCAAAAGGCTTTGGTATGGAAGTCCTTTACCACAATCGGACGCGCAAAAGCTTAGAAGATGTGCGTTACGCAGAATTTGAAGAGTTATTAAAGGTTTCGGATTATGTAGTGATTTTAACTCCTTTAACAGCAGAAACAAAAGGCATGATCGGCGCAAAAGAACTTGCACTGATGAAAGAAACTGCTTGTTTAATCAACGTAGCAAGAGGTGGAATTGTTGATGAAATGGCATTATATGAAGCCTTAAAAGAGAAACAGATTTGGGGTGCGGGGTTGGATGTGTTCGAACAAGAACCGGTACCACTAGATCATCCGTTACTCACTTTACCTAATGTTACGGTGTTACCGCACATTGGTAGTGCTACTGTCCAAACACGTCTAGAGATGATGGCATTAAATGCAGAAGCAATTAAAGCATGTTTCGAAAACAAATCAGTAAAAAATCGAGTTTGTTAA
- a CDS encoding metallophosphoesterase, which yields MKMVVGIGSTLLIYTALIAYLGWAVFVWLTSFIESMNPWLFAAVWFVIAYSYVIGRIGHKWLGFTVIGSYWFAFLQYAILLIPLANIMALIMDFNGDVFVIGAVTTGIILLLFIVGTYLAYSPVVRKLEVTVEGESAEPLHMVVGSDFHLGFLSGKRHLQRFVDQTNALDPDVVFLAGDLVDDDPVWYARYGMSEVMTQLKPSLGVYGVLGNHEYYGKKIPLLVKVMNQSGVKILRDETVLIADRFYVTGREDRTNQNRLSLAALKPQESKLPWLVMDHTPADLKTPSGLGVDFHMSGHTHKGQMWPNHLLTKRMFELDYGYRLLRGTHFLVSSGFGFWGPPLRIGSRSELWSVTMNFRPSS from the coding sequence ATGAAGATGGTTGTGGGGATAGGCAGTACATTATTGATTTATACAGCGCTTATTGCGTATTTGGGTTGGGCAGTTTTTGTTTGGCTGACAAGTTTTATAGAAAGTATGAATCCGTGGCTATTTGCAGCTGTTTGGTTTGTAATTGCTTATAGTTACGTTATTGGAAGAATTGGTCACAAGTGGCTCGGATTTACGGTGATCGGTTCTTATTGGTTTGCATTTTTACAATACGCTATTTTATTGATTCCTCTAGCCAACATTATGGCACTCATAATGGATTTTAATGGAGATGTGTTTGTTATCGGCGCAGTGACGACGGGTATCATCTTGCTACTGTTTATTGTAGGTACTTATTTGGCTTATAGTCCGGTTGTGCGAAAGCTTGAAGTGACAGTAGAAGGAGAATCAGCAGAACCTCTACACATGGTCGTTGGATCTGATTTTCACCTAGGCTTTCTATCGGGTAAACGGCATTTGCAGCGTTTTGTAGATCAAACAAATGCACTTGATCCAGACGTTGTATTTTTAGCAGGTGATTTAGTGGATGATGATCCGGTTTGGTATGCACGATATGGCATGTCTGAAGTGATGACGCAATTAAAGCCATCACTAGGCGTATATGGTGTTTTAGGAAATCACGAATATTACGGTAAGAAAATTCCTTTGTTGGTTAAAGTGATGAATCAATCAGGTGTAAAAATTTTAAGAGACGAAACCGTTTTGATAGCTGACCGTTTTTATGTAACTGGACGCGAAGATCGTACAAATCAAAACCGGCTTTCGTTAGCAGCATTAAAACCACAAGAAAGTAAACTACCTTGGCTTGTTATGGACCATACACCTGCAGATTTAAAAACACCAAGTGGACTAGGAGTGGATTTCCACATGTCGGGCCATACGCATAAAGGCCAGATGTGGCCCAATCATTTGTTAACAAAACGAATGTTTGAATTAGATTATGGATATCGTTTGCTAAGAGGGACTCATTTTCTTGTGTCTTCGGGGTTTGGTTTTTGGGGACCTCCTTTACGCATTGGGAGCCGTTCAGAACTATGGTCGGTAACGATGAATTTCCGGCCCTCTTCTTAA
- a CDS encoding PspA/IM30 family protein — protein sequence MTTLWDRLKFAVATDVDALIAKKEDKNPLALLNRYITESENQTTATGKWVERQAQLNGKLEKELADAVAMLHKRQNQSDLAQASGEADLADFATREVATYAARVATLQHNLDENIAELTTLEQRYEEMKHKVKDMKVKQLQLMGKENATRAHYQMDKLLSPELVAERIGSFDDMTSYITTLGSKVEERHERSAMERRLEFLEKNSTNQKELV from the coding sequence ATGACAACTTTATGGGACCGTTTAAAATTCGCAGTGGCAACGGACGTTGACGCACTGATCGCAAAGAAAGAGGACAAAAATCCATTAGCTCTGCTTAATCGTTACATCACAGAATCAGAAAACCAAACAACCGCTACAGGAAAATGGGTTGAACGCCAAGCCCAGTTAAATGGTAAACTAGAAAAAGAATTAGCCGATGCAGTTGCCATGCTTCACAAACGCCAAAATCAATCAGACTTGGCACAAGCTTCAGGCGAAGCAGACCTCGCTGATTTTGCAACAAGAGAAGTCGCCACTTATGCAGCACGCGTGGCCACTTTGCAACACAACCTTGATGAAAACATTGCGGAATTAACGACGTTAGAGCAACGTTACGAAGAAATGAAACACAAAGTAAAAGACATGAAAGTTAAACAACTTCAATTAATGGGCAAAGAAAATGCCACACGTGCTCATTACCAAATGGATAAACTATTGAGCCCTGAGCTCGTCGCAGAACGAATAGGTTCTTTTGACGACATGACTTCGTACATTACCACGCTGGGCTCAAAAGTTGAAGAACGTCATGAACGCTCTGCGATGGAACGACGTCTTGAATTTTTAGAAAAAAATAGCACAAATCAAAAAGAACTTGTTTAA
- the liaF gene encoding cell wall-active antibiotics response protein LiaF: MSYFSTNKQAFFILSVLFLIFVEAAFFENGSVFLIFLGIGTIYYALKNNVKYRRSYFWTGAFLIGISILSMWSLRLMVFALAVYLLLRLWKGDEWLQTAPIYQATDKGLIQNKILSTQSTPIEAYEWKDIHIQGFVGDILVDTTQTVLPKKTSLVSIRQGFGKIQVVVPYEVPVRVFYSTLLGEARFFNGDKKRIINGTIHTEDGYPADEGSAVELIVSVTTWMGDVEVIRR; encoded by the coding sequence GTGTCCTATTTTTCAACAAACAAACAGGCGTTTTTTATTTTGAGCGTTTTATTTTTGATTTTTGTAGAAGCTGCCTTCTTTGAAAATGGCAGTGTGTTTTTGATCTTTCTTGGTATCGGAACCATCTACTATGCATTAAAAAATAACGTAAAATACCGTCGTTCTTATTTTTGGACAGGTGCTTTTTTAATCGGAATTTCTATTTTATCCATGTGGAGTTTACGCTTGATGGTGTTTGCGCTCGCTGTTTATTTGTTGCTGCGTCTATGGAAAGGCGACGAATGGCTTCAAACCGCGCCTATTTATCAAGCGACAGATAAAGGCCTAATTCAAAACAAAATATTGTCTACACAAAGTACTCCAATCGAAGCTTATGAATGGAAAGACATTCATATCCAAGGATTTGTAGGGGACATTTTAGTGGATACTACACAAACGGTATTGCCTAAAAAAACATCACTCGTTTCTATTCGACAAGGCTTTGGAAAAATCCAAGTCGTCGTTCCTTATGAAGTTCCTGTACGTGTTTTTTATTCCACACTTCTTGGAGAAGCCCGCTTTTTCAACGGCGATAAAAAGCGCATCATCAATGGAACGATTCATACAGAAGATGGTTATCCCGCAGACGAGGGCAGTGCAGTTGAATTGATTGTTTCTGTAACCACTTGGATGGGAGATGTCGAGGTGATTCGCCGATGA
- a CDS encoding sensor histidine kinase, protein MRQILPRSLFFISLFALIVFSILFALLGLPSFKGWAVLWEDFIAGLPLGIWLLVLMLALSVGISWWTESLSRSKVQEIEEIFQALLRNEDNTVVQAANMKTLPRNLSSSILKLQKLLETQRKSLTRIANERAETQDQIIQERLIVERQRLARELHDSVSQQLFAASMLLSSMTESEDAQPGLLQTEKMVQQAQLEMRALLLHLRPAALHDKSLRQGLFELVSELKEKVYFTINHKLEEVPLQKGAEDHLFRIAQETLSNTLRHSKATEVYILFVERDHFAILRIQDNGVGFESEQSKSTSYGLKHIEERAIEIGATSKIVSVPSEGTIVEIKVPIERKKPNDSNLISG, encoded by the coding sequence ATGAGACAAATACTCCCACGTAGCTTATTCTTTATTTCACTGTTTGCGTTAATCGTCTTTAGTATTTTATTTGCGCTACTTGGCTTGCCCTCATTCAAAGGCTGGGCTGTTTTATGGGAAGATTTTATCGCTGGCTTACCGCTTGGTATTTGGTTACTTGTTCTTATGCTTGCTTTATCTGTCGGTATTTCATGGTGGACAGAATCGTTATCGCGCTCAAAAGTCCAAGAAATCGAAGAGATCTTCCAAGCACTTTTACGAAACGAAGACAATACAGTTGTTCAAGCTGCTAATATGAAAACTCTACCACGCAATTTATCCAGTTCTATCTTAAAACTGCAAAAGCTTCTTGAAACGCAACGTAAAAGCTTAACACGTATTGCTAACGAGCGAGCTGAAACACAAGACCAAATTATTCAAGAACGTTTGATTGTGGAACGTCAACGATTGGCCAGAGAGTTGCACGACTCTGTTTCGCAACAGCTTTTTGCAGCTTCGATGTTGTTGTCTTCTATGACTGAGAGCGAAGATGCGCAGCCTGGATTGTTGCAGACTGAAAAAATGGTTCAACAAGCTCAATTGGAAATGCGTGCGCTGCTCTTGCATTTACGTCCTGCGGCCCTTCACGACAAGAGCTTACGACAAGGATTGTTTGAATTGGTCAGTGAATTAAAAGAAAAAGTATATTTTACTATTAACCATAAACTCGAAGAAGTGCCTTTGCAAAAAGGAGCAGAAGATCACTTGTTTCGCATCGCACAAGAAACCTTATCCAATACATTGCGCCACTCAAAGGCAACCGAGGTTTACATCTTGTTTGTTGAGCGTGATCATTTCGCAATTTTGCGCATACAAGACAACGGCGTTGGATTTGAAAGTGAGCAATCCAAATCTACTTCTTACGGATTGAAGCATATTGAAGAACGCGCTATTGAAATTGGTGCTACGAGTAAAATCGTTTCTGTGCCTTCTGAAGGTACTATTGTGGAAATAAAAGTTCCGATTGAAAGGAAGAAGCCTAATGATTCGAATCTTATTAGTGGATGA
- a CDS encoding response regulator transcription factor yields MIRILLVDDHEMVRIGVSAYLQSQKDMEVVGEATNGQEAVQMALELRPDLILMDMVMPIMNGAEATKAIIDQWPEAKVMIVTSFLDDDKVYPALQAGAVSYILKTSKASRIADSIRETMNGTPVLEPEVMTKMMKQMRHKRVLHTDLTEREMEILLLLAAGLTNQEIADQLFIAVKTVKTHVSNILAKLEVHDRTQAVIYAFQHNLITPLN; encoded by the coding sequence ATGATTCGAATCTTATTAGTGGATGACCACGAAATGGTGCGCATAGGTGTCTCTGCTTACTTGCAGTCTCAGAAAGATATGGAAGTCGTGGGTGAAGCAACAAACGGTCAAGAAGCCGTCCAGATGGCATTAGAGTTACGCCCTGATTTGATTTTAATGGATATGGTCATGCCTATTATGAACGGGGCAGAAGCCACAAAAGCCATTATCGATCAATGGCCAGAAGCTAAAGTCATGATTGTCACCAGTTTTTTAGACGATGACAAAGTCTATCCTGCCCTCCAAGCAGGCGCCGTAAGCTACATTTTAAAAACGTCAAAAGCTTCTCGAATAGCCGATTCCATTCGAGAAACCATGAATGGTACGCCCGTTCTCGAACCTGAAGTGATGACGAAAATGATGAAGCAAATGCGTCATAAACGTGTTCTCCATACGGACTTAACTGAACGTGAAATGGAAATTTTGTTGTTACTAGCTGCTGGATTGACCAACCAAGAAATTGCTGATCAATTGTTCATTGCTGTAAAAACTGTGAAAACACATGTCAGTAATATTCTTGCAAAACTTGAAGTTCACGACCGTACACAAGCTGTTATTTACGCATTCCAACATAACCTAATTACGCCTCTCAACTAA
- a CDS encoding mechanosensitive ion channel, which translates to MNDIGNSFRGVGNTIIDYIPNVLGALLLLLVAWIVATIVKAIFTKGLKKAGADRAMVRGHMAKTKESADSMLDSIGKILYYLIFILFIPSVLQTLDMNNVAQPISNMMDKLLAFLPNLLMAIIILVIGYFVAKFVKNLVFSLLTAINVDKWINKFTGKTSSTTGTTRMDAGDKSTLANVLANVVFVIVLIPILTIALETLNIQSISEPIVNMLNQVLNMIPNIFVAIILVLAGILIAKFVGDLLISLLNGTGINRFSTYLSTDKTKSPSVDIANVIGKLVQAIIIIFFTVEAMNVLQLDVLNGIGEAVIAYLPLLISSLIILGLGLIGGSLLGNYVKQASSNRFLGAIVKYVVIIIAVFMTLDQLNFATNIVNLAFLFIIAGLAVAFAISFGMGGREFAKRQLEKLEKKMEKENNKPEL; encoded by the coding sequence ATGAATGATATTGGAAATTCTTTTAGAGGAGTCGGCAATACGATTATCGACTACATTCCAAACGTTTTAGGGGCATTATTATTATTACTTGTAGCATGGATTGTAGCAACAATTGTCAAAGCAATCTTCACTAAAGGTTTGAAAAAAGCAGGTGCAGACCGAGCTATGGTTAGAGGACACATGGCGAAAACTAAAGAAAGTGCAGACAGTATGTTGGATTCGATAGGAAAAATCCTTTACTACTTAATTTTCATTTTGTTTATTCCGAGTGTTTTACAAACTTTGGACATGAACAATGTGGCACAGCCAATTTCGAACATGATGGATAAACTATTGGCCTTTTTACCTAATCTTTTAATGGCTATCATTATCCTCGTAATTGGTTACTTTGTAGCGAAATTTGTGAAAAACTTGGTGTTCAGTCTTTTGACAGCAATCAACGTTGACAAGTGGATCAACAAATTTACTGGTAAAACAAGTAGCACTACAGGAACTACAAGAATGGATGCAGGAGACAAGTCAACACTAGCAAATGTATTAGCGAATGTTGTTTTTGTTATTGTACTCATTCCAATCTTAACGATTGCATTAGAAACTTTAAACATTCAATCGATTTCTGAACCGATTGTTAATATGCTTAATCAAGTTCTTAACATGATTCCAAACATCTTTGTCGCGATTATTTTAGTGCTAGCAGGTATCCTGATTGCGAAGTTCGTTGGAGATTTGTTAATCAGTCTTTTAAATGGAACAGGGATCAATCGGTTCTCAACGTATTTAAGCACTGATAAAACAAAATCACCGAGCGTTGATATTGCAAACGTCATTGGCAAATTAGTCCAAGCAATCATCATCATCTTCTTTACAGTAGAAGCGATGAACGTATTGCAACTTGATGTATTAAATGGAATTGGTGAAGCTGTTATTGCTTACTTGCCACTTCTTATCAGTTCATTGATCATTCTAGGTCTTGGACTTATTGGAGGAAGCTTGCTAGGAAATTACGTAAAACAAGCTTCGAGCAATCGCTTTTTAGGAGCCATTGTGAAATATGTAGTGATCATTATTGCAGTATTCATGACGCTTGACCAATTAAACTTTGCGACCAACATCGTGAACTTAGCATTCTTATTCATTATCGCTGGACTTGCAGTAGCGTTTGCAATTTCATTTGGTATGGGTGGACGTGAGTTTGCGAAACGTCAGTTAGAAAAATTGGAAAAGAAAATGGAAAAAGAAAACAACAAGCCTGAACTATAA
- a CDS encoding helix-turn-helix domain-containing protein — protein MYMTIQETAAFLSMSEEQVNRYVLEGRIRTVHDGEQYMINTSQFDTHFKQLEQAKHALEEWRATPIPDDVDIKDED, from the coding sequence ATGTATATGACAATTCAGGAAACTGCTGCTTTTTTATCAATGTCCGAAGAGCAAGTCAATCGTTATGTTTTAGAAGGTCGCATTCGCACAGTTCATGACGGCGAGCAATACATGATTAATACTTCTCAATTTGATACGCATTTTAAACAATTAGAACAAGCAAAGCATGCTTTAGAGGAATGGCGTGCTACTCCTATTCCAGATGATGTGGATATAAAAGACGAGGATTAA
- the metX gene encoding homoserine O-acetyltransferase MetX, whose amino-acid sequence MKTVSIGSLTLDSAQVLDHAELAYERLGDENAPVILVCHALTGDQYAVGTEQNPGWWAGMIGPGKSVDTTVFQVITFNVLGGCHGSTGPSSVNPATRQAYLADFPTLTIRDMVRAEYYALQKLGIKNLVGVIGGSLGGMKTLEWGKMYPEFIRTIFPLAVTPYYSDYGIAFNHIGIMAIENDHDFNGGNYKDSTVLKGFELARMAGMVTYRSGSMFNQRFGRTGDASEFDIQSYLNYQGKKLAVRFDANSYLVLLKAMNTHDIKEAVLEVPVYSLSFTNDLLYPSELTIPWLKKQRTAEWEIIKTEYGHDGFLTEFEKWGRFISEKLKTFVLPEPIR is encoded by the coding sequence ATGAAAACAGTATCCATTGGCTCATTAACTCTAGACTCAGCTCAAGTGTTGGATCACGCAGAACTTGCATATGAACGTCTTGGAGATGAAAATGCTCCTGTGATTCTGGTATGTCACGCATTAACGGGCGATCAGTATGCAGTTGGCACCGAGCAAAATCCAGGCTGGTGGGCAGGGATGATCGGTCCAGGCAAGTCAGTGGATACAACTGTTTTTCAAGTGATTACATTTAACGTGCTTGGTGGCTGTCATGGATCGACAGGACCCTCGTCGGTAAACCCTGCAACAAGACAAGCGTATCTTGCAGATTTTCCAACGCTTACAATACGTGACATGGTCAGAGCTGAGTACTATGCACTACAAAAACTTGGTATCAAAAACTTGGTTGGCGTGATTGGAGGATCTCTGGGAGGGATGAAAACGTTAGAGTGGGGAAAAATGTATCCAGAATTTATTCGTACAATTTTCCCATTAGCTGTTACGCCATATTACAGTGACTATGGAATCGCTTTTAATCATATTGGGATAATGGCTATTGAAAATGATCACGATTTTAATGGCGGAAATTATAAAGACTCTACTGTTTTGAAAGGGTTCGAGTTGGCTAGGATGGCTGGTATGGTAACGTATCGAAGTGGCAGTATGTTCAATCAACGATTTGGGCGCACAGGCGATGCAAGTGAGTTTGATATTCAGTCGTATTTAAATTATCAAGGAAAAAAATTAGCAGTGCGTTTTGATGCTAATAGCTATCTCGTATTGCTAAAAGCTATGAATACACATGATATTAAAGAGGCGGTTTTAGAAGTTCCAGTATACTCGCTCTCGTTTACGAACGATTTGCTTTATCCAAGTGAACTCACTATACCATGGCTGAAAAAACAGCGAACTGCAGAGTGGGAAATTATCAAAACAGAATATGGTCACGATGGATTTTTGACGGAGTTTGAAAAATGGGGAAGGTTTATAAGTGAAAAACTAAAAACGTTTGTCCTACCTGAACCCATTCGGTGA
- a CDS encoding O-acetylhomoserine aminocarboxypropyltransferase/cysteine synthase family protein — protein MMNLKPETLLLHGGQQPDPTTGSRGVPVYKTTSYVFRDTQHAQDLFGLKEAGNIYSRIMNPTVDVFEQRVALLEGGTAAVALSSGMAAIAFSILNIAEAGDEIVADSSLYGGTHNLFANTLPRYGITTKFVDATNPENFKAAITNKTKVIFGEIIGNPSLNIFDVEKIAAIAHNHGLPLLIDNTFASPYGSNPIEFGADVVIHSATKWIGGHGTTIGGVAVDAGTFNWNNPRFPNYTEPDRSYHGLCYGIDVPNAAFATKLRVQLLRDFGPSLSPDSAHALIQGLETLHLRIPKHNSNAQVIAEYLKEHPQIEWVNYLGFEDHPSHQLAKKYLKNNGYGSIVNFGIKGGREAGRKVIDSIQLWSHVANVGDAKSLIIHPASTTHQQLNDEELKSSGVTEELIRLSIGLEDPEDLIADLEQAIQVATLAKA, from the coding sequence ATGATGAACTTAAAACCAGAAACGTTATTGCTACACGGCGGGCAGCAACCAGATCCAACAACAGGATCTAGAGGTGTACCAGTATACAAAACAACTTCTTATGTTTTTCGTGATACACAGCACGCACAAGATCTTTTTGGGTTAAAAGAAGCAGGGAACATTTACTCACGTATTATGAATCCAACAGTTGACGTTTTCGAACAAAGAGTAGCTTTGCTTGAAGGAGGAACTGCAGCAGTTGCTCTTTCATCAGGAATGGCAGCAATTGCCTTTTCAATTTTAAACATTGCAGAAGCAGGAGATGAAATTGTGGCAGATAGCAGTCTTTATGGTGGTACGCATAACTTATTTGCCAATACACTGCCGCGTTATGGCATTACGACTAAATTTGTTGATGCTACAAATCCAGAGAATTTCAAAGCAGCCATTACAAATAAAACAAAAGTAATTTTTGGCGAAATTATTGGGAATCCTAGTTTGAATATCTTTGATGTCGAAAAAATTGCAGCTATTGCTCACAATCATGGACTTCCGTTATTGATTGATAATACATTTGCTTCTCCATATGGCAGCAATCCAATTGAGTTTGGCGCAGATGTCGTTATTCATTCAGCTACAAAGTGGATTGGTGGTCATGGCACGACAATTGGCGGAGTTGCAGTAGACGCTGGCACGTTTAATTGGAACAATCCACGTTTTCCCAATTACACTGAACCAGATAGATCTTACCACGGTTTGTGTTATGGAATAGATGTCCCGAATGCAGCTTTTGCAACAAAACTACGTGTTCAGTTATTGAGAGATTTTGGTCCGTCATTAAGTCCAGATAGCGCACATGCATTAATTCAAGGTTTAGAAACGTTGCACTTACGCATTCCCAAGCATAATAGCAACGCTCAAGTTATTGCAGAATATTTAAAAGAACATCCACAAATTGAATGGGTGAATTACTTAGGATTCGAAGATCATCCATCTCATCAGCTAGCGAAGAAATACTTGAAAAACAATGGGTACGGATCGATTGTTAATTTTGGTATTAAAGGTGGACGAGAAGCAGGACGCAAAGTGATTGATAGCATCCAGTTGTGGTCACATGTTGCAAACGTGGGTGATGCAAAGTCGTTAATCATCCATCCAGCTTCAACAACTCATCAACAGTTGAACGATGAAGAACTAAAATCATCTGGTGTAACCGAAGAGTTGATTCGGTTGTCGATTGGTTTAGAAGACCCAGAAGATTTAATCGCGGACTTAGAACAAGCGATTCAAGTCGCAACATTAGCAAAAGCATAA
- a CDS encoding glycerol-3-phosphate acyltransferase — MFMWILLLFIASYGIGCCHGSLVAQMLSGVNVKKQGIKNSGASNAAIVLGWKYGLLVAIVDIFKGFVAVAGLRLLLSTGNFAADVTWALLFVAGAGVIVGHNFPFFMKFQGGKGTASVIGVMLALDWKLGLLGLILLITVSLVTDYLVIGVLVLYSVYLVIAVIPAVGPWPLVIATVLFAMALWKHQENIIRIKNGSENKVSAVLRRKPTTPT, encoded by the coding sequence ATGTTTATGTGGATTTTGCTATTATTTATTGCAAGCTATGGAATCGGCTGTTGTCATGGATCTTTGGTAGCGCAGATGTTATCAGGCGTGAATGTTAAAAAACAAGGCATTAAAAATTCTGGTGCTTCTAACGCGGCTATCGTATTGGGTTGGAAATACGGATTACTTGTAGCTATTGTTGATATCTTCAAAGGATTCGTAGCTGTAGCGGGTTTGCGTTTATTGCTTTCTACAGGTAATTTTGCAGCTGACGTAACATGGGCGTTATTGTTTGTCGCAGGTGCTGGCGTTATTGTCGGGCATAACTTCCCATTTTTCATGAAGTTTCAAGGAGGCAAAGGGACAGCCTCTGTTATAGGCGTTATGTTAGCACTTGATTGGAAGCTCGGTTTGCTCGGTCTTATATTATTAATCACTGTTTCACTCGTAACAGATTACTTAGTAATTGGTGTACTCGTATTGTATAGCGTTTATTTAGTAATCGCAGTTATTCCGGCAGTAGGACCATGGCCTCTCGTGATTGCTACGGTACTTTTTGCAATGGCTCTTTGGAAACACCAGGAAAATATTATACGCATAAAAAATGGGAGTGAAAACAAAGTATCAGCAGTTTTACGTAGGAAGCCGACAACGCCTACCTAA